The following are from one region of the Lytechinus variegatus isolate NC3 chromosome 4, Lvar_3.0, whole genome shotgun sequence genome:
- the LOC121414426 gene encoding L-rhamnose-binding lectin CSL3-like, with product MATMARKLILCCFFLSASFGASRAIVERECEGGTLSLECPNGFLISINYANYGRTAGKDICPHRYIRTTRCFARKSLKIVKENCDGRPSCSVAANNDVFGEPCFGTFKYLEVDYSCHRNPGCNREQGCEGQDINLQCPEETPAIHICNAMFGRQLPGSDLCPHPNIRTTNCASPISLNRVRSRCEGRSSCSVAASSNVFGEPCYGTYKYLEIDYVCARRGRMCEGGTLTLSCSSGQIILVMDVFYGRKAGQEVCPNFHVFNQNCQAENSVGKVEAACNGKSSCSVDASNSVFGDPCKGTHKYLDVLYECV from the coding sequence TGGAAAGGGAATGTGAAGGAGGAACCCTTTCTCTGGAGTGTCCCAACGGATTCCTCATCAGTATCAACTATGCAAATTATGGTCGTACTGCCGGCAAGGATATCTGCCCACATAGATATATCCGGACAACAAGATGTTTCGCCCGCAAATCACTCAAAATCGTCAAAGAAAACTGTGACGGAAGACCATCATGCAGTGTCGCAGCTAACAATGACGTATTTGGCGAACCCTGTTTTGGTACCTTCAAGTACCTCGAGGTAGACTACTCCTGCCACCGCAATCCCGGCTGTAACAGAGAACAAGGGTGTGAGGGACAGGACATCAATCTGCAGTGCCCTGAAGAAACCCCGGCTATTCACATCTGCAATGCAATGTTTGGCCGACAACTTCCCGGATCAGATTTGTGCCCCCATCCTAACATCCGAACCACCAACTGCGCCTCTCCCATCTCGTTGAATAGAGTTCGATCTCGTTGTGAGGGCCGATCTTCCTGTTCCGTCGCTGCTTCTAGCAATGTATTTGGTGAACCTTGCTACGGAACTTACAAGTACCTGGAAATTGATTACGTTTGTGCACGACGTGGTCGGATGTGTGAAGGAGGTACCCTGACCCTCAGCTGTTCATCTGGGCAGATTATCTTAGTCATGGATGTGTTCTACGGACGCAAGGCAGGTCAAGAAGTCTGCCCCAATTTCCACGTGTTCAATCAGAACTGTCAGGCGGAGAACAGTGTCGGCAAAGTCGAAGCCGCATGCAATGGCAAATCATCATGCTCCGTGGATGCAAGCAACAGTGTCTTCGGGGATCCGTGCAAGGGAACTCATAAGTACCTCGACGTTCTTTACGAAT